In Notolabrus celidotus isolate fNotCel1 chromosome 22, fNotCel1.pri, whole genome shotgun sequence, one genomic interval encodes:
- the gpx2 gene encoding glutathione peroxidase 2, whose amino-acid sequence MTFIAKTFYDLRATTVEGDSVDFNVFRGRVILIENVASLUGTTTRDYSELSLLQSKYPHRLVVLGFPCNQFGYQENCSNGEILNSLQHVRPGSGYQPNFTIFEKCDVNGTNTHPVFAYLKDKLPYPDDDPNSLMQDPKFLVWSPICRTDVSWNFEKFLIGPEGEPFKRYSKKFPTIDIEPDIQRLLRLTKT is encoded by the exons ATGACGTTCATCGCCAAGACCTTTTACGACCTGAGGGCCACCACGGTGGAGGGAGACTCGGTTGATTTTAACGTGTTTAGGGGCCGTGTTATCTTGATCGAGAATGTGGCCTCGCTCTGAGGCACCACCACCCGGGACTACAGTGAGCTCAGCCTGCTTCAGAGCAAGTACCCTCATCGACTGGTGGTCCTGGGTTTTCCCTGTAACCAGTTTGGATATCAG gagaACTGCTCCAATGGTGAGATCCTGAATTCCCTGCAGCATGTGCGTCCAGGCAGCGGCTATCAGCCCAACTTCACCATCTTTGAAAAGTGTGATGTCAacggcacaaacacacacccagtGTTTGCCTATCTCAAAGACAAGCTCCCCTACCCCGACGATGACCCAAACTCCCTCATGCAGGACCCCAAGTTCCTGGTTTGGAGTCCCATCTGCCGCACTGATGTCTCATGGAACTTTGAGAAATTCCTCATCGGACCAGAGGGAGAGCCTTTTAAAAGATACAGCAAAAAGTTCCCCACAATTGACATCGAGCCTGACATTCAGAGACTGCTGAGATTAACAAAAACCTAA